A segment of the Polyangiaceae bacterium genome:
TTCTATAGATCACCGGTCTGGGCGCGAACGCGCGCGTGATGCGCAGCAAAGACTCGCTCATCAGCTCAACGAAGCGTTGGCTGCCTCCGTCGGCGATCAGCTTCTTCGGGTGCACGCCAGCCAGGGCGTCGGTGATCATGAATTCCGCGCGGAGTAACCCCACACCGTCGACTGGCAGGGCTGCAACGCGCTCTGCTTGGTCGGCGATGGCGAGGTTCACGTAGAGCTTGGTCGCTGTGGCCGGGGCTACCTCCACAACCGGGGCCGCGACGGCCGCAGCAGGAGTGACCCCGCCCGTCACCACTGGGCTGCCGGTCACATCACCGGAATAGACTCGACCTTCACGACCGTCCACGGTCACGAGCTCGCTATTTCGCAGGCTGGTGGTCGCCGTGCGGGTCCCAACGACGCAGGGGATGCGTAGCTCGCGGCTGACGATGGCCGCATGACACGTCATACCGCCTCCATCGGTGACCAGCGCCACCGCCCGGCGCAAGATAGGGACCCAGTCCGGGCTCGTCATGCTCGCGACGAGAACGCTGCCGGGAGGAAACAAGTCGGCTTCGCTCGGCGAGTTGAGCTTGCAGACCGGGCCAGCGACTCGCCCGGGTGACGCACCAAGCCCGCGAAGCAACTCTGCGCCCGCGGGCTCCGCTTCTGTCAGCGTGGTGATGGGGCGGGTCTGGAGAAGGAACAGCGCCCCCGCGCCATCGAATGCCCACTCGAGGTCTTGTGGCATGCCGTAGTGTCGTTCCACCTGCAACCCGAGTTCAGCCACCTGTGCGACTTCGGCCTCGCTGAGTACTCGCGCGCGCGCCTGCCGATCGTCCAAGGGGAACCGACGTTGGGCGCCGGCGGTGTCCCAGAGCAGCTGGTGTGTCTTGTGCCCGATACGTGTCTCCAGCAGCGTCGGCCCTTGCTTGTCGAGCACGTAAGTGTCGGGCTCGACCTGTCCGCTGACCACAACCTCGCCCAAGCCAAACGCGGCTTCTATCACCACACGATCCCGCCGGTTGTCTGAGGGGTTGGCGGTAAACATCACACCCGACCGCGTGGAGTCCACCATGAGCTGCACCACCACGGCGATGGCGGGTTCTTCGGACATCCCTTGGCTCTGCCGGTAGACAAGCACGCGCTTCCCCCACACGCTCGCCCAACAGTCGACCAGGCGCTCGAGCAACTGTTCCACCCCTGAAACATTGGTGAACGTCTCGTTCATGCCCGCGAACGACGTGCCGGCAGCGTCTTCGGATGTCGCTGAGGAGCGGACGGCAACTCGAACGTCGGCTCCTAGTTCTGCGTAGGCTCGCGTCACGGCCTCGCGCACTTGAGCGGTTGGTCCCGCTTCGCGAACGATTTGCTTGAGCTGCCCGGCGAGCTGCGCAAGTGCTGCGTCGCCCTCGAAGGGAGCGTTTGCGAGATCGATCAGTTGCTTTCGCACACCAGCCGATTGCATCGAGGCCAAGTAGGCGTCGGCAGTGATCACGAACCCGGTCGGCACTGGGAAGCCCGCCCGCGTGAGCTCCCCGAGATTCGCGCCCTTTCCGCCCGCGATAGGTGAATCGGCTTTGCCGAGATCGGCAAACCGACGCACCCACTGAGGAGCTTTGCTTTCACGTTCCGACTCAATCTCTTGGCTCTGCATGGTTCGCTCCTCCACCTTGGCGTCAGGGTGCCGAAGGGGGTGCTGCAAAGCGCATTCCGTAGCGTTGGCCGCTCAGATCTGAACCACTACCTTCCCCAGGTGTTCACCACTCTCCAAGTGTGCATAGGCATCCTTGAGATCGGCGAAGCTGTACGTCTTGTCGATGATCGGCCTGAGCTTGGTCGCGTCCAGCGCCTGAACGAAGCGCTCGAACATCGCGACGGAGCCGACGTAAATTCCATGGACGGTGAGCCGCTTGTGCATCAGGCCATACAGGCTCAGCTCTGCGCGGATCCCTCCGAGCACGCCGATCAGGCTCAACTCTCCCCCAAACCTGAGAGCTTCGATGCTCTGTTCGAAGGTGCCAGCTCCACCCACCTCGAGGGCGAGATCGACGCCGCCTGTTGCCTCGCGGATGTGCTTGCCCCAGTTTGGGGTGCTCTTGTAGTTGACGACCTCGTCCGCACCCAAGGCGCGCAGACGGTCAGCTTTCGCGTCTTGGCTGGTGGTGATGGTCACGTGCGCGCCCGCGGCCTTGGCTAGCTGGAGGCCGAACACGGACACGCCTCCGGAACCCAACAGCAGCACCTTCTGCCCGGGCTTTAGACGCGTCACTTCAAACAGTGCCTGCCAAGCGGTCAGGCCGGCGCACGGCAACGTCGCAGCCTCTTCGAAGCTCCAGCCTTTGGGCATCGAGACCCAGCTCTTCTCGTCGAGCACCAGCTCCTCGCGCAGGACACCCGGCGCGTTGCCCCCGAGCGCGCTCTGATGACCGGCCTCCGAGAGCTCGCCATCGACCCAGGCGGGAAAGAAGTTCGCCATCACGCGATCGCCGACCCTAAAGCGGCTCACCTGTTCCCCCACGGCAATGACTTCGCCCGCGCCATCGGAAGCCGGGATCACCGGTGCGCTGCGTGACGCGGCGCCCTTTGCGATCAAGAGGTCACGGTAATTGAGGGAGGCCGCGCGCATGCGCACGCGCACGTCGGTGGGGCCGAGAGGGGGGGCCTCGACGGGTTGAAGTGTCAGGCCGAGTTTCGGGTCCAACTGCCAGGTTTGCATGGCTCTGGACCTAGAGGCGTGGTTCTCTTCTCGCAAGTACGCACAAATTTAGCTAGTACTTACAAGAAGAGAACTAATGGCCAAAACTAGACAGGTCCAAGAGAAGAGCCGCTGCGCGGTGGAGACCGCGCTCGGCGTGATTGGAGGCCGCTGGAAGGGCGTGGTGCTGTTCAAGCTGCTTGCCGGCGCACTGCGCTTCAGCGAGCTCCGACGGGAGCTGCCCGACTGCAGCCAGCGCATGCTCACCTTGCAGCTGCGGGAGCTCGAGGAGGACGGCTTGCTCACTCGCACTGTGTTCGCCGAGGTCCCGCCGCGGGTCGAGTACGAGCTGACAGATTTGGGCAAGGCGCTGCGCCCGATGCTTCAGGACCTTCGCGCCTGGGGCGAGCGCTACAAGCGCAGTGTCGCTGCTCGTGCGGCGGAGTGATAGGGTGCCCTAGGTGTCGTCGCTGGTTTCCGTAGTCACCGAGGTCCAGCCAGACGCGCGCTGGGTGATCGCCTCGCAGTGTATCCCTGCGGATTTGGTCGGCGACGTGGTGTCTTGGGTGGGTTACAGCGAGCAGCGCGCGGCGCCCCATCGACAACGGGAGCTGCCCGGCGGCCTCATCCACCTGATCTTCGAGTTTGGCCCGCCCCTCAGTATCTCCGACAGTGGGGGGGAGGTGTGTCGTCCCCGACGCGACCAGAGCTTCGTCACTGGCTTAGATGATAGCTTTGCGCTGACGGAGCACGCTGGGGAGCAGGCGGGCGTCCAGGTCAGCTTGATGCCCACCGCAGCGCGCCGTGTCCTCGGCTTGCCCCTCGGCGCATTGATGGGACTGGTCGTCGACGCAGCGAGTCTCGACAGTTTTCGGGGTGGAGTGACCCGCCAGTTCGCGAGCCTCGATACCTGGGAAGAGCGCTTCGCCTGGGTCGCGGGCTTCCTTCGCCAGCGCCTCAGGACGCTCGACGCCCGGCGCGACATCGCCTGGGCCGTGCAGGCGATTCGAGCTACCCGTGGCAGCGTATCCATCCAGGAGCTTCAGCGGCAGCTTGGCTTCAGCCGCAAGCACTTGTCGGCGCTCTTCCAAGATCAGGTTGGCGTCACGCCCAAGCTGTATGCGGAACTCACGCGGTTCGAGGGCCTCACGGAGGCGCTGAAAGCGGTAGGGACGCCGCGTCAGCCAATGCCTTCCTTGGCTGAGTTGGCCCAGGAGTTCGGCTTCTCGGATCAGGCGCACCTCGCTCGCAACGTGAAGCGCTTCAGCGGTCTGACTCCCAGAGGGCTAACCGCCCTGCTCGGGGCGCCCCACGTCGAGTTGTTCGAGGGCAGGTAACAATCGTTCAAGCCGCGCTTCGCTCCGGTCAGTATGCAGGGAGCATGAGTGACGACGCAGCGAACGGTTTCGAGCTTGGTAGGCTGATGATGAGCCTGTGGGTGCCGCAGGCGTTGCATGCCGCCGCGGAGTTGGGCGTCGCAGACGCCCTGGCTTCGGCACCGCTGAAGGCCGACGTGGTCGCCGAGCGGCTGGGGACGCATGCTGAGGCTACCCAGCGCTTGCTCGATGCGCTGTGCGTCTTGAACGTCGCAAAGAAGGGCGACGCTGGCTATGCCTTGACGGCTCTTGGCCAGTTTCTGAGGAGTGACGTCGACGGCTCCCGGCGTGCCTGGTCGCGCCTGATGGGTGGCGCGGAGGTGTGGCGCGCCTGGGGGCGACTCATCGAGTGCGTGCGCAGCGGGCGTGCAGCCTACGCTGTGGGCGAAAATCGCCGCACGGAAACGGAGACGTTCGACGCGCTGTTCGCCGACCCGACCGCGGCGGGGGTCTTTCATCAGGCCATGGCGGATGGCACCACCGGACAAGCAGCAGGCATCATCCAGGCCTTGGAGCTCCCCGCAGGAGCGAGCGTGATCGACGTGGGTGGCGGATTCGGCGCGCTCCTCTGCGCCGCGCTCGAGCGCGACGGGCGAGCCAGCGGAAGCGTGTTCGACCTGGCTCACGCCAAGCCAGGTGCCGAGCGCTTGTTCGCACAGCGAGGCTTGAGTCAACGCGCGGCCTTCGTTGCAGGGGACCTGTTCGAACAAGCGCCGCCTGCGGCAGACTGGCTGCTCCTGAAGAGCGTGATCCACGACTGGAGCGATGAGCGGTCGCGGATCATCCTGGAGAACTGCCGAAGGGCAATCGCGAGTGGTGGCCACTTGGCGATCATCGAGCCCTTTGCGATGCCGGCGGATGCGCCGACGCCTCCAGAGTTTGCGTGGGTGATGGCCTTCAGTGATCTGAATATGTTGGTCAACACGGGCGGCAAGGAACGCAGCCGGGAAGAGTTTGCTCGCCTGGCGGAGAGCGCTGGGCTCTCCGTGGAACGCACGCTGAGTTGTGGTGGGTTCTACAGCGCGCTGATCTGCCGCGCGGTGAGCTAGGGCGAGCGCCGTCCGGGCTTGCCGTTTGAATTATGGACACTACAATCATTGTCATGTCCATGGATATGCTGACTGCGATCATCGAGCTTCGCCGCGGCCTCGTGCGCGCGTTCAGCGCGACGTTCAGCGGTGAGATCAGCGCCCGCCAGGCTGGCTTGCTGCGGGAGATACGCGCAACGCCTGGCACTTCACAAGCGGCGCTCGCCCGGGCGACGGTCAACGACCCGTCCTTTGTCGTGCGTATGTTGGACCAGCTCGAGCGGCGCGGCCTGGTCACGCGGAAGCAGAGCGCGACCGATCGCCGTGAGCGCGAGATCAGTCTGACGAAGGCGGGGCTCAAGGCCCTCGGGCCGCTGGATGCCACCTTTGACGCGCTTGCGGCTACCACGTCGAAGGCGCTGTCCAAGAGCGAGCAGGCGCAGTTCATCGCGTTGGCAAGCAAGATCACCGATGCACTCGGCCAAGTTGCGGATTCTGGGGGAGAGCTGGAGGCGCGACGTGTCGGCGGCACCGCGTGAAGCAGAAGTTCTGGGCGAAACCGAGTCGAGCGGCTCCCAAGGGCGCCAACCTCCGGCGGCTCCCAGCCGGCTGAGCGCTCTCAGGCATCCGCGGGTTCGCCGCGTGCTGCTGGGTGTCGTGGCGGCGCTGCTCGCCGGAGCGGGTCTCTGGTGGGTGCGCTATCGCCCTTACGTCACCACAGACGATGCACGCATCGCTGCCCCAACCGTCGCCGTCGCGGCCGACGGCGTGGGCGGCCGAGTGGTGAAAGTACTGGTACGCGAGGGCGAGCGAGTCGAAGCAGGACAAGCCCTGATTCAGCTCGACTCGGACTCCGAGCGCGCCCAGGTCCTGCGCGCCGAAGCCAGCGTGAAGCTGGCGGAAGCCAACGTTGCCGAAGCCAAGACCGGCCTCGCGCTCGAACGGCATCTCGCGAGCGCCTCCGTGAGCCGCGCCAAGGCCACAGTTCACTCTGCGAAGGCCGCGCTCTTGCGTACAGTGCACGGTCCCCGCAACGAAGAGCTCGACCAAGCCAAAGCACGGGTGGCCGCCGCCAAGGCACGTGTCGCCGAAGCGTCCCG
Coding sequences within it:
- the ppsA gene encoding phosphoenolpyruvate synthase, encoding MQSQEIESERESKAPQWVRRFADLGKADSPIAGGKGANLGELTRAGFPVPTGFVITADAYLASMQSAGVRKQLIDLANAPFEGDAALAQLAGQLKQIVREAGPTAQVREAVTRAYAELGADVRVAVRSSATSEDAAGTSFAGMNETFTNVSGVEQLLERLVDCWASVWGKRVLVYRQSQGMSEEPAIAVVVQLMVDSTRSGVMFTANPSDNRRDRVVIEAAFGLGEVVVSGQVEPDTYVLDKQGPTLLETRIGHKTHQLLWDTAGAQRRFPLDDRQARARVLSEAEVAQVAELGLQVERHYGMPQDLEWAFDGAGALFLLQTRPITTLTEAEPAGAELLRGLGASPGRVAGPVCKLNSPSEADLFPPGSVLVASMTSPDWVPILRRAVALVTDGGGMTCHAAIVSRELRIPCVVGTRTATTSLRNSELVTVDGREGRVYSGDVTGSPVVTGGVTPAAAVAAPVVEVAPATATKLYVNLAIADQAERVAALPVDGVGLLRAEFMITDALAGVHPKKLIADGGSQRFVELMSESLLRITRAFAPRPVIYRTYDFRTNEFRGLSGGQDFEPHEENPMIGYRGCYRYVKDPGLFDLELDVLASVREQTPNLHVMIPFVRTAWELEACLERIERHSLGRQRGLLRWVMAEVPSIVYRIPDYAKLGIHGVSIGSNDLTQLMLGVDRDSEICAELFDETDAAVLAAIRDIIHTASANGLTSSLCGQAPSNRADFAERLVRFGITSISVNPDAHARARRAIDAAERRVLLESALTPSRGQA
- a CDS encoding NAD(P)-dependent alcohol dehydrogenase; this encodes MQTWQLDPKLGLTLQPVEAPPLGPTDVRVRMRAASLNYRDLLIAKGAASRSAPVIPASDGAGEVIAVGEQVSRFRVGDRVMANFFPAWVDGELSEAGHQSALGGNAPGVLREELVLDEKSWVSMPKGWSFEEAATLPCAGLTAWQALFEVTRLKPGQKVLLLGSGGVSVFGLQLAKAAGAHVTITTSQDAKADRLRALGADEVVNYKSTPNWGKHIREATGGVDLALEVGGAGTFEQSIEALRFGGELSLIGVLGGIRAELSLYGLMHKRLTVHGIYVGSVAMFERFVQALDATKLRPIIDKTYSFADLKDAYAHLESGEHLGKVVVQI
- a CDS encoding helix-turn-helix transcriptional regulator, which gives rise to MAKTRQVQEKSRCAVETALGVIGGRWKGVVLFKLLAGALRFSELRRELPDCSQRMLTLQLRELEEDGLLTRTVFAEVPPRVEYELTDLGKALRPMLQDLRAWGERYKRSVAARAAE
- a CDS encoding helix-turn-helix transcriptional regulator; translation: MSSLVSVVTEVQPDARWVIASQCIPADLVGDVVSWVGYSEQRAAPHRQRELPGGLIHLIFEFGPPLSISDSGGEVCRPRRDQSFVTGLDDSFALTEHAGEQAGVQVSLMPTAARRVLGLPLGALMGLVVDAASLDSFRGGVTRQFASLDTWEERFAWVAGFLRQRLRTLDARRDIAWAVQAIRATRGSVSIQELQRQLGFSRKHLSALFQDQVGVTPKLYAELTRFEGLTEALKAVGTPRQPMPSLAELAQEFGFSDQAHLARNVKRFSGLTPRGLTALLGAPHVELFEGR
- a CDS encoding methyltransferase, which gives rise to MSDDAANGFELGRLMMSLWVPQALHAAAELGVADALASAPLKADVVAERLGTHAEATQRLLDALCVLNVAKKGDAGYALTALGQFLRSDVDGSRRAWSRLMGGAEVWRAWGRLIECVRSGRAAYAVGENRRTETETFDALFADPTAAGVFHQAMADGTTGQAAGIIQALELPAGASVIDVGGGFGALLCAALERDGRASGSVFDLAHAKPGAERLFAQRGLSQRAAFVAGDLFEQAPPAADWLLLKSVIHDWSDERSRIILENCRRAIASGGHLAIIEPFAMPADAPTPPEFAWVMAFSDLNMLVNTGGKERSREEFARLAESAGLSVERTLSCGGFYSALICRAVS
- a CDS encoding MarR family transcriptional regulator, whose translation is MSMDMLTAIIELRRGLVRAFSATFSGEISARQAGLLREIRATPGTSQAALARATVNDPSFVVRMLDQLERRGLVTRKQSATDRREREISLTKAGLKALGPLDATFDALAATTSKALSKSEQAQFIALASKITDALGQVADSGGELEARRVGGTA